One window from the genome of Lacerta agilis isolate rLacAgi1 chromosome 18, rLacAgi1.pri, whole genome shotgun sequence encodes:
- the MOB3A gene encoding MOB kinase activator 3A, producing MSNPLRQVFNKDRTFRPKKKFEPGTQRFELHKMAQASLNAGLDLKVAVQLPPGEELNDWVAVHVVDFFNRINLIYGTIADSCTDQSCPVMSGGPKYEYRWQDEKSRKPTALSAPQYMNLLMDWIEVQINNEDLFPTNVGTPFQKNFLKSVKKILSRLFRVFVHVYIHHFDRIAQMGSEAHVNTCYKHFYYFVTEFGLIDTKELEPLKEMTSRICH from the exons ATGTCTAACCCTCTGCGGCAAGTTTTCAACAAGGACCGCACGTTCCGCCCCAAGAAGAAATTTGAACCCGGGACGCAGCGCTTCGAGCTGCACAAAATGGCGCAGGCGTCTCTCAACGCCGGGCTGGACTTGAAGGTGGCTGTGCAGCTGCCGCCCGGCGAGGAGCTGAATGACTGGGTGGCCGTCCACGTGGTGGACTTCTTCAACCGCATCAACCTCATCTATGGGACCATCGCCGACTCCTGCACGGACCAGAGCTGCCCCGTCATGTCCGGGGGTCCGAAATACGAGTACCGGTGGCAGGACGAGAAATCCCGCAAGCCCACCGCCCTCTCTGCCCCGCAATACATGAACCTGCTGATGGACTGGATCGAAGTGCAGATCAATAATGAGGACCTTTTCCCGACCAACGTTG GTACCCCGTTCCAGAAGAACTTCCTCAAGTCCGTCAAGAAGATCCTCTCGCGGCTCTTCCGAGTCTTCGTCCACGTCTACATCCACCACTTTGACCGCATCGCCCAGATGGGCTCTGAAGCCCATGTCAACACCTGCTACAAGCACTTTTACTATTTTGTGACCGAGTTTGGCCTCATCGATACCAAGGAGCTGGAGCCCCTG AAGGAAATGACCTCAAGGATTTGCCACTGA